A genomic window from Salvia splendens isolate huo1 chromosome 11, SspV2, whole genome shotgun sequence includes:
- the LOC121756104 gene encoding BUB3-interacting and GLEBS motif-containing protein ZNF207-like, with product MEHDSDSPTTSESQTPTFPVEGGGNTGGTAGMPQMMPGMAAMMPQMPAMMGGYYNMCPWMVPQMSGGSGGTVPQMPGRSGGMVMPGGSGGMVPQMMPVMGGMMPGMMQGMPTAAGVAKWGPPQSPGDNVYRPYMDLLSSDSQRATADEGDEEEAGEGKRTACSEAECVALAKAWMSIVDDPYIGANQTSTGCGGALARTTSNSTRQDSTKFRAGVEACWPKRAKLNSSGEYSSSAGSHDLPEAAAEIPTPPSFSRRGRPIGQKTAMRTARGSTGGSHEVQSAPPSQDNAELTHLTRMQHNHTLLDTIEKWREATNPLYKEMLKGVIDSMRRELGLAPLPGSDGGSGQGDDAK from the exons atggagcatgACAGTGATTCTCCcaccacgagcgagtcacaaacgccgacGTTCCCCGTTGAAGGTGGGGGAAACACCGGCGGAACTGCAGGGATGCCCCaaatgatgcccggaatggcggcgatgatgccccaaatgccggcGATGATGGGCGGGTACTATAATATGTGCCCTTGGATGGTGCCCCAAATGTCCGGGGGGAGTGGAGGGACggtgccccaaatgcccgggaggAGTGGAGGGATGGTGATGCCCGGGGGGAGTGGAGGGATGGTGCCCCAAATGATGCCCGTGATGGGGGGAATGATGCCCGGTatgatgcagggcatgcctACTGCTGCGGGGGTAGCAAAGTGGGGGCCCCCCCAATCGCCTGGGGACAATGTGtatcgcccctacatggatttattgtctagTGATTCCCAGA GGGCGACGGCGGACGAGGGAGATGAGGAGGAGGCCGGCGAGGGAAAGAGGACCGCCTGTAGCGAGGCGGAGTGCGTCGCCCTGGCAAAGGCCTGGATGAGTATAGTCGATGATCCCTACATCGGGGCTAACCAGACATCaacaggatgtggtggcgcattagccagaACTACATCAAATTCAACCCGACAG GATTCCACCAAGTTTCGTGCGGGTGTTGAAGCTTGTTGGCCGAAGCGGGCGAAGCTCAACTCCTCCGGcgagtacagcagcagtgccggttcccacgacctccccgaagcCGCCGCAGAGATCCCGACCCCTCCATCGTTCTCCCGCCGCggtcgcccgattgggcaaaagACCGCGATGCGGACGGCTAGGGGAAGCACCGGCGGGTCCcacgaggtccaatcggcacCTCCTAGCCAGGACAATGCCGAACTCACCCACCTCACGCGCATGCAGCATAATCATACTTTACTCGACACCATAGAAAAGTGGCGGGAGGCGACTAACCCCTTATACAAGGAGATGTTGAAGGGGGTCATCGACAGTATGAGACGTGAGTTGGGTCTCGCACCCCTGCCCGGGAGTGACGGCGGGTCTGGCCAAGGGGACGACGCGAAGTGA
- the LOC121756488 gene encoding WD repeat-containing protein 75-like, whose translation MFTGGKSFVSLPPAFSNDAKRLLVCTGNTVSIFSTSTGLQTCELEGHEAQVTSVIVVPATNPTSKVLCYCWTSSLDGKIRYWDFAAPELMKTIDIRFRIHSMVIPSLLHPRNDSTGKLPDLYAYISTEDVKQEGKPSSFGIQKCNLTKSRIVGGVTLAETRKPGHVTISPSGKYIGTCEKRKLRIWEIPAKDSEHVGYKKVRLHHTRSITTMAFHPTERVVAAGDVTGRILLWRGVGRETFSNSKSSNGRMNTDGEDRPGVRDTDDADSCTTWHWHSSEVNVLFFSSDGAYLYSGGKEGVLVVWQLDTGKKKFLPRIGSPLLYFINSPDPTLSSISCADNQIQLLRMPSMEILRSISGIKLPSSHMDMYEGFGSVVVFNPTAGLIAVPAENYRVQFYSLFDDREISQVQICERNHQPGDEITVKVNLVALSRDGSTMCTVETRLPEEGIGSLVTLKFWVCGSQKKQVSLSTVIYEPHRDAEISCIAFRPTGNMAVSSSHGGDFKVWVHRHELTPKDETVQRSGWKCHAVGSYKKKPMSTAAFSSDGSVLAVAADKVITLWDPDRNTLLAVIGDSLEPITNLTFIGKSEYLVSASASRGSKSSNPQLTVWSMSKLCVAWSYRLDIEAITCSMDDSTFAVLARSKPNGSADESSQHAEDMILLFNAEKAVPLSVWFVSKAQGGGLSFVSSDEDKVSGTKATDEVLAYINGAREYVLLNPHSEQDISRQRGFTNLDDTDTHGYASVYGELPEFSLKADQTAFPSMPSGKTWKGIFSGPSHALPPLPKLCSDFLESLLERRSGVVE comes from the exons ATGTTTACAGGCGGAAAGAGCTTCGTCTCGTTGCCGCCGGCGTTCTCGAATGACGCCAAGCGCCTCCTTGTTTGCACCGGAAACACCGTCTCTATATTCAGCACCTCCACTGGTTTACAG ACTTGTGAGTTGGAAGGACACGAGGCGCAGGTGACTTCGGTTATAGTTGTTCCGGCTACTAATCCGACAAGTAAAGTCTTGTGCTATTGCTGGACGTCTTCCCTCGATGGGAAGATCAGGTACTGGGACTTCGCCGCACCGGAATTGATGAAGACTATTGACATTCGGTTCCGAATTCACTCTATG GTGATTCCAAGTTTATTACACCCGAGAAATGACAGCACTGGCAAGCTTCCTGATCTTTATGCTTATATCTCTACCGAGGATGTGAAACAGGAAGGAAAACCAAGCTCTTTTGGTATACAGAAATGTAACCTTACAAAGTCACGCATAGTTGGTGGAGTTACTCTAGCTGAG ACTCGGAAACCAGGTCATGTAACCATTAGTCCGTCAGGGAAGTACATTGGAACGTGTGAAAAGCGCAAGCTCCGTATATGGGAAATACCTGCTAAAGATTCCGAGCATGTTGGTTACAAGAAAGTCAGATTACATCATACAAGGTCAATTACTACCATGGCTTTTCATCCGACTGAGAGGGTGGTAGCAGCAGGCGATGTCACAGGAAGGATCTTACTATGGAGAGGTGTTGGGCGTGAAACATTCTCCAATAGTAAGTCATCTAATGGCCGAATGAACACGGACGGAGAGGATAGGCCTGGAGTGAGGGATACAGATGATGCAGATTCATGTACCACATGGCATTGGCATTCTTCAGAAGTGAACGTGCTCTTCTTCTCTTCCGATGGTGCTTATTTATACTCAG GTGGAAAAGAAGGAGTTTTGGTTGTTTGGCAGTTAGATACTGGAAAGAAAAAGTTCCTTCCAAGGATTGGCTCCCCACTTCTGTATTTCATCAATTCTCCAGACCCTACATTATCATCT ATATCATGCgcagataatcaaattcaactTCTTAGAATGCCTTCGATGGAGATCTTGCGGTCCATTTCGGGGATCAAG CTTCCAAGTTCACATATGGATATGTATGAGGGATTTGGCTCGGTTGTTGTTTTCAATCCCACTGCTGGCTTGATTGCAGTACCTGCAGAGAACTACCGTGTCCAATTTTACAGTTTGTTTGATGATCGTGAGATTTCTCAG GTGCAAATCTGTGAGCGAAACCATCAGCCTGGCGATGAAATTACG GTAAAAGTGAATTTGGTAGCTCTTTCTCGAGATGGTTCAACCATGTGCACTGTTGAAACCAGACTTCCTGAAGAAGGAATAGGCAGCCTTGTGACTCTTAAGTTCTGGGTGTGCGGTTCACAGAAAAAACAAGTTAGCTTGTCCACTGTCATATATGAACCCCACAG AGATGCTGAGATCTCATGCATAGCTTTCCGACCAACTGGCAACATGGCTGTCAGTTCATCACATGGTGGAGATTTTAAG GTGTGGGTGCATAGGCATGAGCTCACCCCTAAGGATGAGACTGTTCAAAGGAGTGGCTGGAAATGTCATGCTGTTGGATCATACAA GAAGAAGCCTATGTCTACTGCTGCATTTTCAAGTGACGGGTCTGTCCTCGCTGTTGCTGCAGACAAAGTCATTACCTTGTGGGATCCAGATAGGAACACGCTGCTGGCTGTTATTGGGGATAGTCTAGAG CCAATTACTAATCTTACATTCATTGGGAAGTCAGAATATCTTGTATCTGCTTCTGCTTCACGAGGGTCAAAAAGCTCAAATCCACAATTGACTGTGTGGAGTATGTCGAAGCTGTGCGTAGCTTGGTCCTACAGGCTTGACATAGAGG CAATCACTTGTTCGATGGACGACTCCACCTTCGCTGTTCTTGCTCGATCTAAGCCAAATGGATCAGCGGATGAATCATCACAGCATGCAGAGGATATGATTTTGTTGTTCAATGCAGAAAAAGCAGTTCCCTTGTCGGTGTGGTTTGTGAGCAAG GCTCAAGGAGGAGGCCTTTCATTTGTCAGTTCAGATGAAGACAAAGTTTCCGGAACAAAAGCCACAGATGAAGTACTTGCTTATATTAATGGTGCTCGTGAGTATGTTCTCTTGAACCCACATAGTGAGCAAGACATTTCTCGTCAACGAGGCTTCACTAACCTTGATGATAcag ATACACACGGGTATGCATCAGTGTATGGTGAGTTGCCAGAGTTCAGCTTGAAAGCAGATCAGACCGCATTCCCATCAATGCCATCGGGAAAAACCTGGAAAGGTATATTTAGTGGACCGTCTCATGCTCTTCCTCCCCTGCCCAAGTTATGCTCAGACTTCCTAGAATCATTGTTGGAGAGGAGGTCTGGTGTTGTGGAATAG
- the LOC121756222 gene encoding pentatricopeptide repeat-containing protein At1g79080, chloroplastic-like, translating to MAILFHSSSPITNPSLQRTGNSSSFRAQVPKFHSLSFNKALSSSQTAIPPIASVFTLPNWRSGRADARTRELRVTDAFLYLEYMVEKGHRPDVSSATQLLYDLCKTNKVRKATKVMEMMVKSGSIPDASAYTFLVNHLCRRGNVGHAMQLVETMEAYGYPTNTVTYNSLVRGLCMCGNLNKSLQFVERLMHKGLVPNAFTYSILLEAAYKERGVDEAMELLNDIISKGGNPNLVSYNVLLTGLCKEDRVEEAMQLFRDLPSMGFNPNVVSYNILLRSLCNEGRWEDANELLAEMVGDDRAPSIVTYNILIGSLALHGRTDQALEVLDDLFRDGSFRPNAASYNPILERLCKERNVDAVVKCLDQMVFRNCSPNEGTYNAVAVLCYEGMMKEAFSILQSLRNKQDSSIHDFYRNVVSGLCRKGNTYPAFQLLYEMTSCGFTPDSYTYSSLIRGLCLERMLGAAIAVLRVMEENGYQPSVDNYNALVLGLCKCQRTDLSLEVFEMMIEKGQMPNETTYTIIVEGIIYEQERDLAAALLKELHSRQVMSCNTVKRLAMQYDLNGLSVHLD from the coding sequence ATGGCGATTCTCTTCCATTCATCTTCTCCAATCACAAATCCGTCGCTACAACGCACTGGAAATTCCTCAAGCTTCCGCGCGCAGGTACCGAAATTTCATTCTCTCTCGTTTAACAAAGCCTTATCTTCATCTCAGACCGCCATACCTCCCATCGCCAGCGTCTTCACGCTGCCGAATTGGAGATCTGGCCGAGCCGACGCGAGGACTAGAGAACTTAGGGTAACCGATGCGTTTCTATATTTGGAATACATGGTGGAGAAGGGGCACAGGCCTGATGTTTCTAGCGCCACTCAGCTCTTGTatgatctatgcaaaaccaaTAAAGTGAGGAAAGCTACCAAGGTTATGGAGATGATGGTGAAATCTGGCAGCATTCCGGATGCTTCCGCGTATACTTTTCTGGTGAATCATTTGTGCAGGAGGGGGAATGTAGGGCACGCGATGCAGCTGGTCGAAACAATGGAGGCGTACGGATATCCTACCAATACAGTGACGTATAATTCGTTGGTGAGAGGGCTTTGTATGTGTGGGAATTTGAATAAGAGTTTGCAGTTTGTGGAGAGGTTGATGCACAAGGGGCTGGTGCCGAATGCATTCACGTATTCGATCTTGCTTGAGGCGGCGTATAAGGAGAGAGGCGTGGACGAGGCGATGGAGCTGTTGAATGACATAATTTCCAAGGGTGGGAACCCTAATTTGGTGAGCTACAATGTGTTGTTGACTGGTTTGTGTAAGGAAGATAGAGTTGAGGAGGCAATGCAGCTATTTAGGGATTTGCCTTCTATGGGGTTTAACCCTAATGTTGTGAGCTACAACATTCTGTTGAGGAGCTTATGCAATGAGGGGCGGTGGGAGGATGCGAACGAGCTTCTTGCGGAGATGGTTGGTGATGACCGCGCACCATCCATAGTCACGTACAACATTCTGATTGGCTCGCTCGCTCTCCATGGCCGGACTGATCAGGCGCTTGAGGTCTTGGATGATCTGTTCCGGGATGGCAGCTTCAGGCCTAACGCTGCGAGCTACAATCCCATCCTCGAACGCCTCTGTAAGGAGAGGAATGTGGATGCTGTAGTTAAGTGTCTGGATCAGATGGTTTTCAGGAACTGCAGCCCTAACGAGGGCACGTACAATGCGGTTGCTGTGCTCTGTTACGAGGGGATGATGAAAGAGGCGTTCTCCATCCTCCAGAGCCTGAGGAATAAGCAGGACTCGTCGATCCATGATTTCTACAGGAATGTGGTCTCGGGCCTGTGCAGGAAGGGCAACACGTATCCAGCATTTCAGCTGCTGTACGAGATGACCTCGTGTGGATTTACTCCCGACTCCTACACGTACTCGTCACTGATCAGAGGGCTGTGTTTGGAGAGGATGTTGGGTGCTGCCATTGCTGTTTTGAGGGTGATGGAAGAGAACGGCTATCAGCCTAGTGTGGACAATTACAACGCACTGGTGCTCGGGCTGTGCAAATGCCAGAGAACGGACTTGTCTCTGGAGGTGTTCGAGATGATGATTGAGAAGGGGCAGATGCCTAATGAGACGACATATACCATCATAGTCGAAGGGATTATATACGAACAAGAAAGGGATCTGGCAGCTGCGCTCTTGAAGGAGCTGCATTCAAGGCAAGTCATGAGCTGTAATACTGTGAAAAGACTTGCTATGCAATACGATCTTAATGGCCTTTCCGTGCACCTTGATTGA